The region CAGGTGGCACCACGATGCCCATGGTGGCAGGAATGGTCTCGAAGATGACCGCGGCGGTGTCGGCGTCCATGGCAGCTGCCAATGCTGCCAAGTCACCGAAAGGCACTTGCACAAAGCCCGGCGCCAAGGGGGCAAAGGGCGCACTGTACTTGGCATCCCCTGCGGCTAGGGCAAACCCGGTGTGGCCATGATAGCCACCTTGGGCGCAGATGATCTTCGGCCTCCGTGTGTGGGCCCGCGCCATTTTGATGGCCATGTCGATGGCCTCGCCCCCTCCTACCCCGAACACCACCCTCTTCAGATCCCCTGGACAGAGCGCCGTCAGCCGCTCGGCCAGCAACGCGCGATGCTCGCTGATGAAGTGATGGTTGCCAATGTCCAGTTCTTCCAAGGCGGCCTTCAGCGCGGCGACCACCCGCGGATGGCGGTGGCCGAGGTTGAACACCCCGCCGTTGCAGTGGCAGTCAATGAGGCGTTGCCGGCCCGCCACATCCCACACGTACACGCCCTCTCTCTTGCCAAACACAAAGTCGATGCCGGCCTTGCGGAAAAACTCAACCTTGCCGCTGGATACGTGCCGGGCAAAGCTCTCGATGATCCGCTCCTTGGCCATGCTACCGATTGCAGCCATCTCTGTCCTCCTCTACCGCTTGATCTTGTCCGGCAAGATGTACGGGTACTCGCCGCGCAGCACCCATGTGCGCAGAAGGCGGTCGATCTTCCTCATTCCGAGGTAGAGCCGCCAGATGAGGGCGTCCTCCCGGTAGTAGGCAGCAACTTCCTTTTCGCCGATTGGGGCAATGCGCAAGTCGGCCGCTTCGTGGGCGAAAAAGGCGTTGGCCACGCGCAGGACCAAGGGGATGAGCTCGGGACGCTGCTCCTTGTAGAAATTGGCCGCCAAGTCGACCACCACGCGCCGGAAATCGTAGTAGCGGTCGACCACGTCCTTGAGGAAAAAGAGACGCAAGATCCAAACCAAGAAGGACGGGGCGCTGCGGAGAAATAGCTCCGTGTCCAACTGTTCCACGCCGTGCACGCGGAATAGCGGCGTGCTGGTGTCGAGGTAGAGGAGCGGCGCCTGGGCAATGTCCTGCCCGCTTCCCTCCCACAGCGCAGGGGCCCAGTTGGAAATCTGGCCGTCGATGGCAACCTGCAGGTCCGTCTGGCGCCCATTGAAGAGCCACACCTTGTGCAGCTCCTTGAGCACGCGGCCTACCAGGAGCTCGACCTCCTCCGGCGCCAGCCGGTGAATGAGGCGATTACCGATGAACTCGGCTGGCAACTGCGCCTGCACGATGTAGAAAACAGGCCGCCCGGTGCGGCCCCTGATGACCTGGTAGCCGTGCGCCGGCAGCGAAAGGCCGATCTCCTGCTCCAGGAGCCGGCAGTACTCCTGGTAGACGGACGCGTAGCGGCGCACCTCCTCGTCGTTCAGAAACAGAGGCATGCGCTTGAAAGCGAAGCCGCGCAGACCCTCGGCCTCAATGGCAAGCACGGTGCTGATTTCGCCAAAGCCCAACACGCGCGCGGGAATGGCGCTCCGCTCCGGGAAACGTGGATCGAGTCCGCACTCAAACCGCTCAAGGAGCTCGGCATCAACTACAATCGGTGAACTTCCTGTCGGCCTCATGCGCGTATCTTCTCCCTGTCCGTGTCAATGTTCACTCAACCCCCAGCGCGCCGGTAAGACCACAGCACAAAATACAGGCTCTTTCCCGGCCAGGCTACGCAAGCGAGGCACCATGGGCGGCGCGTGAGGCTACCGCCCGCCGGTTCCGCAAAGCGCCGAGATGAGCCCCATGCGCGAGCACAGCGCACCCGGCTGGCACCTGGTGCCGGTCAAGAAGTCAGGTCATGGCGCAACGGGCAAGGCCAAAGAGTTGGCGCTACCTCTGGCTGGTGAATCCCTGCAGATTCACCAGCGGCAGGATGTTCTGCGGCAGGA is a window of Calditrichota bacterium DNA encoding:
- a CDS encoding aspartate aminotransferase family protein translates to MAAIGSMAKERIIESFARHVSSGKVEFFRKAGIDFVFGKREGVYVWDVAGRQRLIDCHCNGGVFNLGHRHPRVVAALKAALEELDIGNHHFISEHRALLAERLTALCPGDLKRVVFGVGGGEAIDMAIKMARAHTRRPKIICAQGGYHGHTGFALAAGDAKYSAPFAPLAPGFVQVPFGDLAALAAAMDADTAAVIFETIPATMGIVVPPEDYFAGVRRLCDQHGAVMIIDEVQSGLGRCGAVWGIDTFGVVPDILVTAKGLSGGLYPIAATIYRDHLNAFLHENPFIHISTFGGAEVGCHVALEVLAILEEPEFLAHVRRMAGRFADGLARLKERHGAVLVEVRQRGLMMGLKLAHEAMGPLLTLAGFRFGLLCIYANNDQSVNQLLPPLTIREHEVDEVLAALDGMLDWVEQAAARM